Proteins encoded by one window of Tunturibacter psychrotolerans:
- the ilvC gene encoding ketol-acid reductoisomerase, with the protein MAKAYHDADADLSLIQAKKVAIIGYGSQGHAHALNLKDSGVDVRVGLRKDSPNADRARKAGLQVDTVAEVAKWADVIMNLTPDQTAAKVYHAEIAPNMKPNVTLMFAHGFNIRFRTITPPPTADVSLVAPKGPGHRVREVFTEGGGIPGLVAVEQDASGHALALALSYAKGIGCTRAGVLQTTFTEETETDLFGEQAVLCGGTSALVKAGFETLVEAGYQPELAYFEVLHELKLIVDLMYRGGLEYMRHSISDTAEWGDYVAGPRIVTPEVKKAMKGLLNDIQDGSFAKKFIAENETGRHEFTRIRKQEAALQIEKVGAELRKSMPFLDPVVVKDGQVHKA; encoded by the coding sequence ATGGCAAAGGCATACCACGACGCAGACGCAGACCTCTCTCTTATCCAGGCAAAGAAAGTTGCCATCATCGGCTATGGTTCGCAGGGCCATGCCCATGCGCTGAACCTCAAGGACTCGGGCGTTGATGTTCGTGTGGGTCTGCGCAAGGACTCGCCCAATGCAGATCGCGCGCGCAAGGCTGGGCTTCAAGTCGATACCGTCGCCGAGGTTGCAAAGTGGGCTGACGTGATCATGAACCTGACGCCCGACCAGACGGCGGCGAAGGTATACCACGCAGAGATCGCACCGAATATGAAGCCCAATGTAACGCTGATGTTTGCGCATGGGTTCAATATTCGTTTTCGCACGATCACGCCTCCTCCAACTGCCGACGTTTCGCTGGTGGCGCCGAAAGGCCCCGGACATCGCGTTCGTGAAGTGTTTACCGAAGGCGGCGGAATTCCCGGCCTGGTGGCGGTGGAGCAGGATGCCAGCGGACACGCGCTTGCTCTGGCTTTGAGCTACGCCAAGGGCATCGGATGCACACGTGCCGGCGTGCTCCAAACCACCTTTACGGAGGAGACCGAGACCGATCTCTTCGGCGAGCAGGCGGTTCTTTGCGGGGGCACCAGTGCGCTGGTGAAGGCTGGGTTTGAGACGCTGGTCGAGGCCGGCTATCAACCCGAGCTTGCTTACTTCGAGGTGCTGCATGAGCTGAAGCTAATCGTCGACCTGATGTATCGCGGCGGTCTGGAGTACATGCGTCACTCGATCTCCGACACCGCCGAATGGGGCGACTATGTGGCAGGACCGCGCATCGTCACGCCTGAGGTGAAGAAGGCGATGAAGGGCCTGCTGAACGATATTCAGGACGGCAGCTTCGCGAAGAAGTTCATCGCGGAGAACGAGACCGGCCGCCATGAGTTTACGCGGATCCGCAAGCAGGAGGCTGCTCTCCAGATCGAAAAGGTCGGAGCTGAGCTGCGCAAATCCATGCCTTTTCTCGATCCCGTCGTCGTGAAAGATGGTCAGGTACACAAAGCGTAA
- a CDS encoding ATP-binding protein, with protein sequence MATVDNYESLLPTLPTPVVDQMVGPPAHPTPIAEIVAGLRSIAALDGLTEEEYTWIATKGTERVGGDRSIVFREGEPACNMNFILSGEVQVRRRHTSAALFIGRAASMTGKLPFSRMKTYGGEGYSVGSVWAIDINESLFPDMLAAIPSMGQRCVSALLDRVREVTRMEQQSEKLNALGKLAANLSHELNNPASAAQRSAASLFGELREYGDQKYRMGRLCLPDETTEKYREWIKNARARMSAYSNIPKASQNPLASADREEMLVQWLNAHNVPNPWTIAPSLSETTLAFDLLDDLAEIVGPEVLPIAVATVASSLRVERMAETVVDSTVRIFDLISAIKDYSYMDQAPIQDVDLAQSLENTLVMFNSRLRNIKVELDFDPNLEPVSAYGSELNQVWTALIENALDSMNDRGTLRLLTRGGGQMALVEVWDSGPGMDPEIRSRIFEPFFTTKAPGRGLGLGLDTVQRIVNKHSGFVTVESKPGATCFQVRLPIDRLQAY encoded by the coding sequence ATGGCCACTGTTGACAACTACGAAAGCCTCCTACCGACACTTCCTACTCCTGTAGTAGACCAGATGGTAGGTCCCCCGGCTCATCCCACCCCCATTGCAGAGATCGTTGCCGGGCTGCGCAGCATTGCAGCACTCGATGGTCTGACCGAGGAGGAGTACACCTGGATTGCGACCAAGGGCACAGAGCGCGTGGGCGGCGATCGCTCAATCGTGTTCCGTGAGGGCGAGCCTGCCTGCAACATGAACTTCATCCTGAGCGGAGAGGTACAGGTGCGCCGCCGACATACGAGTGCAGCATTGTTTATCGGCCGTGCGGCGTCGATGACCGGCAAACTTCCCTTCTCGCGGATGAAGACCTATGGCGGCGAAGGATATTCGGTGGGTTCGGTGTGGGCGATCGATATCAATGAATCGTTGTTTCCGGATATGTTGGCTGCGATTCCGTCGATGGGGCAGCGGTGCGTGTCGGCGTTGCTGGATCGCGTGCGCGAAGTGACCAGGATGGAACAGCAGTCAGAGAAGCTGAATGCGCTCGGCAAACTGGCCGCAAATCTCTCGCACGAGTTGAATAATCCTGCGTCGGCTGCACAACGCTCGGCTGCGAGCCTGTTCGGCGAACTGCGCGAATATGGCGACCAGAAGTATCGTATGGGCCGGCTTTGTCTGCCGGATGAGACGACGGAGAAGTACCGCGAGTGGATAAAGAATGCGCGGGCGCGGATGTCGGCGTACTCGAATATACCCAAAGCTTCGCAGAATCCGCTGGCCAGCGCGGATCGCGAGGAGATGCTGGTGCAGTGGCTGAACGCCCATAACGTTCCCAATCCGTGGACGATTGCGCCTTCGCTTTCAGAGACGACGCTTGCGTTCGACCTGCTCGATGATCTTGCGGAGATTGTGGGTCCTGAGGTGCTTCCAATCGCGGTTGCCACGGTCGCCAGCTCGCTGCGTGTTGAACGGATGGCGGAGACGGTGGTCGATTCGACGGTGCGCATTTTCGACCTGATCAGTGCGATCAAGGACTATTCGTACATGGATCAGGCGCCGATTCAGGACGTCGACCTGGCGCAGTCGCTTGAAAACACGCTGGTGATGTTCAACTCACGGCTGAGAAATATCAAGGTGGAGCTTGACTTCGATCCGAATCTGGAGCCGGTGAGCGCCTATGGCAGCGAACTGAATCAGGTGTGGACGGCGCTGATCGAGAATGCGCTCGATTCCATGAACGACAGGGGCACGTTGCGGTTGTTGACCCGAGGCGGCGGCCAGATGGCCCTGGTTGAGGTTTGGGACTCCGGTCCGGGGATGGATCCGGAGATTCGGTCGCGAATCTTCGAGCCGTTCTTTACTACCAAAGCGCCCGGCCGTGGGCTTGGACTTGGGCTAGATACGGTCCAGCGGATCGTCAATAAGCACTCAGGATTCGTCACGGTTGAGTCGAAGCCTGGTGCCACCTGCTTCCAGGTTCGCTTGCCGATCGATCGCCTACAGGCCTACTAA
- a CDS encoding DUF427 domain-containing protein, translating to MAKAVWNGQTLAESETYETVEGNIYFPEESVKREFLRPSSTTSNCPWKGQARYYTIIVDGQDNPDAAWYYPDPKPAARNVKHHIAFWRGVEITK from the coding sequence ATGGCGAAGGCAGTTTGGAACGGCCAGACGCTGGCCGAAAGCGAAACCTATGAGACCGTCGAGGGAAACATCTATTTCCCCGAAGAGTCGGTAAAACGAGAGTTTTTGAGGCCCAGTTCCACGACCTCCAACTGCCCTTGGAAGGGGCAGGCGCGCTATTACACCATCATCGTCGACGGCCAGGATAACCCCGACGCGGCCTGGTATTACCCTGACCCCAAACCCGCCGCCCGCAATGTAAAACATCACATTGCCTTCTGGCGCGGCGTCGAAATTACGAAATAG
- a CDS encoding DUF4760 domain-containing protein → MAIAADAELILKLYEMRREETLRKGRRFLVFEFQPKTLEELRAVSRDHKSEHNPAWRQVLSYWEMAASLVLRGALDPDLFLDSNKEGILIYAKFHHFHAETEKQSGNRFMAHTAAMIDAYPAAKASYESFLKSFGLSKASA, encoded by the coding sequence ATGGCAATTGCAGCTGATGCGGAACTGATTCTAAAGCTCTACGAGATGCGACGCGAGGAGACTCTTCGAAAGGGAAGGCGCTTCCTGGTCTTCGAATTTCAACCAAAGACATTGGAAGAGCTTCGAGCAGTCTCAAGGGACCACAAATCGGAGCACAACCCCGCATGGAGACAGGTTCTAAGTTACTGGGAGATGGCGGCTTCGCTCGTTCTGCGTGGCGCGCTCGATCCTGACCTCTTCCTCGATTCGAACAAAGAGGGAATCCTCATCTACGCCAAGTTCCATCACTTCCATGCCGAGACCGAGAAGCAAAGCGGCAACCGGTTCATGGCGCACACCGCAGCTATGATCGACGCCTATCCCGCTGCCAAGGCCAGCTACGAGAGTTTTCTGAAGAGCTTCGGATTGAGTAAGGCATCTGCCTAG
- the topA gene encoding type I DNA topoisomerase: MGKSLVIVESPAKAKTIGKYLGSDYVVEASIGHIMDLPKNDIGVELKKRTFEPTLIVSPGKEKVVERLKKLASKADMVYLAPDPDREGEAIAAHLSIQLLPMMKDKSKVRRVTFNEITKKAVQAAFLHARDIDEDLVDAQQTRRVLDRLVGYQVSPLLWDKVRRGLSAGRVQTVALRLIVEREQEINDFNPVEYWTIDAQLEPTANKQNFTARFVGVNGVPARVANGKDEEGKDLFLSNALPDKEAVDEVVGELKVAKWSVRSVEKKERRSNPRAPYTTSKLQQDAAGRLGFNVRRTMGVAQRLYEGVEIGAEGTVGLITYMRTDSTRVSADAIAEAREYIGKLGPKYLPATPNEYLGKKQVEAQDAHEAIRPTNVKFTPDSIRKYLSDEQFRLYKLIWQRFVSSQMSPAVFDQTTVDIVAQAKLAYDFRVTGSVLKFEGHLKFEEEDKRTRQAAKDKAAKEEANAKPAQDADAAAQAGTEEEDEAEARLPELSNGEALRLQKLDPLQKFTQPPPRFNEASLVKTLEEKGIGRPSTYASIINTIQDRDYVKKIQSKFVPTEIGIVVTKLLVKNFPYIFDTAYTATLEGELDAVEDGKERWTDLLNGFYDHFEKELIVASDNMEDIKRMEEKTTQVCDNCGSPLILKWGKFGSFYSCSNFTKVKPMTVAAGPWKKDSKAVLKKVTKALNYPIIVKAMTDDVIEYSKETDDAKELTAAIQEAMEHGKKVTAEPFSCDFTKENFAAKPDLSAPGADEVAEEEFCDNCGRVMVLRNGPWGPFMACPGYNEDPPCKTIRKLNQKVQQKPPVQLEESCPKCGKPLLLRNGQYGEFISCSGYPKCKYIKQELLDVKCPKDGGDIAVRKTKRGDLFYGCVNYPKCDFASNLKLVNQTCPKCDSAYVLEVVNDKGTYLVCPNNREALPKRRKKKGAPEEEPTTPPCTYEKKIAGPAPAPVVQRPDPDKTRAVVESVA, encoded by the coding sequence ATGGGTAAATCATTAGTTATCGTCGAATCGCCGGCGAAGGCGAAGACGATTGGGAAGTATCTCGGCAGCGACTACGTGGTGGAGGCCTCGATAGGCCACATCATGGACCTGCCGAAGAACGACATCGGCGTGGAGTTGAAGAAGCGGACCTTTGAGCCGACGCTGATCGTGTCGCCAGGGAAAGAGAAGGTTGTTGAGCGTCTAAAGAAACTCGCGTCAAAGGCAGACATGGTCTACCTCGCGCCCGACCCTGACCGCGAAGGGGAGGCCATTGCCGCACATCTTTCCATCCAGTTGCTGCCGATGATGAAGGACAAATCGAAGGTGCGACGCGTCACCTTTAATGAGATCACGAAAAAGGCCGTGCAGGCTGCGTTTCTGCACGCGCGGGATATCGATGAGGACCTGGTCGATGCGCAGCAGACGCGGCGCGTGCTGGACCGGCTGGTGGGTTATCAGGTCTCGCCGCTGCTGTGGGATAAGGTGCGACGCGGGTTGTCGGCGGGGCGCGTGCAGACTGTCGCCCTTCGCCTGATCGTTGAACGCGAGCAAGAGATTAATGACTTCAATCCAGTCGAGTACTGGACCATCGATGCACAGCTTGAACCGACTGCAAACAAGCAAAACTTCACGGCACGATTCGTTGGTGTAAACGGCGTGCCTGCACGTGTCGCCAACGGAAAAGATGAAGAGGGCAAAGATCTCTTTCTGTCGAATGCGCTGCCAGACAAAGAAGCGGTCGATGAGGTTGTCGGGGAGCTTAAGGTCGCGAAGTGGAGTGTCCGCTCGGTCGAGAAGAAAGAGCGCAGGAGCAATCCACGGGCACCCTACACGACCAGCAAACTGCAACAGGATGCGGCAGGCCGCCTTGGCTTCAATGTGCGCCGTACCATGGGCGTCGCGCAGCGGCTTTATGAAGGCGTAGAGATTGGCGCAGAAGGCACCGTGGGTCTCATCACTTACATGCGTACCGACTCGACGCGTGTCAGCGCTGACGCTATTGCAGAAGCTCGCGAGTACATCGGCAAGCTTGGACCGAAGTATCTTCCCGCGACGCCAAACGAGTATCTTGGCAAAAAGCAGGTCGAGGCGCAGGATGCCCACGAAGCGATCCGTCCGACCAACGTAAAGTTCACTCCGGACTCGATCCGAAAGTATCTCAGCGATGAGCAGTTCAGACTCTACAAATTGATCTGGCAGCGCTTTGTTTCGAGCCAGATGAGTCCCGCCGTCTTCGACCAGACAACAGTCGATATCGTTGCGCAGGCTAAGCTCGCTTATGACTTTCGCGTGACCGGCAGTGTGCTGAAGTTCGAAGGCCACCTGAAGTTTGAAGAGGAAGACAAGCGCACGCGACAGGCAGCCAAAGATAAAGCTGCGAAAGAAGAGGCAAACGCAAAGCCAGCCCAGGACGCAGATGCCGCCGCACAGGCTGGCACCGAAGAAGAAGACGAAGCGGAAGCCAGATTGCCGGAGCTAAGCAACGGCGAGGCGCTCCGTCTTCAGAAGCTCGATCCTCTACAGAAGTTTACCCAGCCTCCTCCGCGCTTCAATGAAGCGAGCCTCGTCAAGACGCTGGAAGAGAAGGGAATCGGTCGCCCTTCCACCTATGCGTCCATCATTAATACGATTCAGGATCGCGACTACGTGAAGAAGATCCAGTCGAAGTTTGTGCCGACCGAGATTGGTATCGTCGTCACGAAGCTGCTGGTAAAAAACTTCCCCTACATCTTCGATACGGCGTATACAGCTACGCTTGAAGGCGAGCTGGACGCGGTCGAAGATGGCAAAGAGCGATGGACCGACCTACTCAACGGCTTCTACGATCACTTCGAAAAGGAGCTGATCGTCGCCAGCGACAACATGGAAGACATCAAGCGGATGGAGGAGAAGACCACTCAAGTCTGCGACAACTGCGGCAGTCCGTTGATCCTGAAATGGGGCAAGTTCGGCAGCTTCTACTCGTGCAGCAACTTCACCAAGGTCAAACCCATGACCGTCGCGGCAGGGCCATGGAAGAAGGATTCGAAGGCCGTCCTGAAAAAAGTCACGAAGGCGCTCAACTATCCAATCATCGTCAAGGCGATGACTGACGACGTGATCGAATACTCGAAGGAGACCGACGACGCGAAGGAGCTGACTGCCGCGATCCAAGAGGCTATGGAGCACGGCAAAAAGGTGACTGCGGAGCCGTTTAGCTGCGACTTCACCAAGGAGAACTTCGCAGCCAAGCCTGACCTCAGCGCCCCCGGTGCCGACGAGGTTGCAGAAGAAGAGTTCTGCGATAACTGCGGTCGCGTGATGGTACTGCGCAACGGACCGTGGGGACCGTTCATGGCCTGCCCCGGTTACAACGAAGATCCGCCGTGCAAGACCATCCGCAAACTGAACCAGAAGGTGCAGCAGAAGCCGCCGGTTCAGCTTGAAGAGTCCTGCCCGAAGTGCGGAAAGCCGCTTCTGCTTCGCAACGGCCAGTACGGCGAGTTCATCAGTTGCAGCGGCTATCCAAAGTGCAAGTACATCAAGCAGGAGCTGCTCGACGTAAAATGCCCGAAGGACGGCGGCGACATCGCCGTACGCAAGACCAAGCGCGGCGACCTCTTCTACGGCTGCGTCAACTACCCGAAGTGCGACTTCGCTTCGAACCTGAAGCTGGTCAACCAGACCTGCCCGAAGTGCGACAGCGCCTATGTCCTCGAGGTCGTCAACGACAAGGGAACCTACCTTGTCTGCCCAAACAACCGCGAGGCGTTGCCGAAGCGCCGCAAGAAGAAAGGTGCCCCGGAGGAGGAGCCCACAACTCCCCCCTGCACCTATGAGAAGAAGATCGCTGGGCCGGCTCCGGCGCCCGTCGTCCAGCGGCCCGACCCGGACAAGACCCGGGCGGTCGTCGAGAGCGTAGCTTAA
- the dprA gene encoding DNA-processing protein DprA — translation MALAQQDAAVVREQARLAWVALTLTPGMGPTRIWKAMNRLGAAEQLLEASLTELEGTGMPAQSAQFVFEGRAKAAAEDELKRVAEAGGSILTPEDEAYPERLREIYDPPSTLWIRGDVSQLARPGIAVVGTRQPSPYGAGMAELLSRDLANRRIVILSGMARGVDTAAHKGAIEAGGKTVAVWGTGIDVIYPKENKRLAEQIVATGGTIVSEYPLGTFPAPQNFPIRNRILSGMSVGVLVIEAAEYSGTRITARCAMEQNRDVYAVPGNVTNKNAWGPNTLIKQGAKLTATWEDIWEDLPSQIRLALEDEQAAAGGGAESKAGGAASLFNDTPLPEHERIVFEQLRHDESTQLDQLIEQLEAKLGSAEIFTALFELELAGRVRQLPGKNYVRAF, via the coding sequence ATGGCTTTGGCGCAGCAGGATGCAGCAGTTGTACGCGAACAGGCACGGCTGGCATGGGTGGCATTGACACTGACTCCCGGGATGGGGCCCACGCGAATCTGGAAGGCGATGAATCGGCTGGGTGCGGCGGAGCAGCTGCTCGAAGCCTCGCTGACCGAGTTGGAAGGCACAGGCATGCCGGCACAGTCGGCGCAGTTTGTCTTTGAGGGTAGGGCGAAGGCCGCTGCCGAAGACGAATTGAAGCGCGTCGCCGAAGCTGGCGGCAGCATCTTGACTCCCGAAGACGAGGCTTACCCCGAACGGCTGCGCGAGATCTACGATCCGCCATCGACGCTCTGGATCCGGGGTGATGTCTCTCAACTGGCTCGGCCGGGAATCGCAGTTGTGGGAACGCGTCAACCTTCGCCGTACGGAGCTGGGATGGCGGAGCTGCTCTCACGCGATCTGGCGAACCGGCGAATCGTGATCCTCAGCGGTATGGCACGCGGGGTCGATACCGCCGCACACAAAGGAGCGATCGAGGCCGGGGGCAAGACGGTCGCGGTCTGGGGTACCGGAATCGACGTCATCTATCCCAAGGAGAATAAAAGACTCGCGGAGCAGATCGTCGCGACCGGCGGGACCATTGTGAGCGAATATCCGCTCGGAACATTTCCCGCACCGCAAAACTTTCCGATCCGCAACCGCATTCTCAGCGGCATGAGCGTGGGAGTCCTGGTTATCGAGGCGGCTGAGTACAGCGGAACCAGAATTACGGCGCGGTGCGCGATGGAGCAGAATCGCGACGTCTACGCGGTCCCCGGCAACGTGACGAACAAGAACGCCTGGGGACCCAACACACTGATAAAACAGGGTGCTAAGCTCACCGCAACGTGGGAAGACATATGGGAGGACCTGCCCTCTCAGATCAGGCTCGCTCTCGAAGACGAGCAGGCAGCGGCTGGAGGGGGTGCTGAATCGAAAGCAGGAGGGGCTGCATCTCTATTTAACGATACGCCGCTTCCAGAGCACGAACGAATCGTCTTTGAGCAGTTGCGGCATGATGAGTCCACGCAACTGGACCAACTGATTGAGCAGTTGGAGGCGAAGTTAGGCTCCGCCGAGATATTTACCGCTCTGTTCGAACTGGAGCTCGCGGGACGTGTACGGCAGCTGCCCGGAAAAAATTATGTGCGGGCTTTCTGA
- a CDS encoding DUF3565 domain-containing protein, producing the protein MQRRVVAFYQDEEQHWAARLDCGHGQHVRHDPPWTVREWVTTEEGRAVRIGSVMECKLCDEEPKKPT; encoded by the coding sequence ATGCAGAGGCGAGTAGTGGCTTTTTATCAGGATGAGGAGCAGCATTGGGCGGCCCGGCTGGACTGTGGGCATGGGCAGCATGTTCGTCACGATCCGCCGTGGACAGTACGCGAGTGGGTGACGACCGAAGAGGGAAGGGCGGTGCGCATCGGAAGCGTGATGGAGTGCAAGCTCTGCGACGAGGAGCCGAAAAAGCCGACGTAG
- a CDS encoding menaquinone biosynthetic enzyme MqnA/MqnD family protein, with protein sequence MNTSSSPSMLRVAAINFLNPAPLMWDFEHEPLAAELATRYSLHYTQPSQCAAELLANRADLGLIPIASLTPELAVVPGCTIASLDDVRSIQLIVKSPHTLSTVKTVSADTASRSSLAYAEILFRKFANNHPAFLPAQADPIAMLQQTDAAILIGDPALLALERREQIEAEVGPCEWFDLAHEWHTRTNLPWVAAVWAVRPEALGPPRLTAAELVEDLEASRNHGLLHIEDLVEQWTPRIDLSPKVIRHYLSHNIHYVLNTDCIRAIKLFRQYAAEVDVLPALPDLHFL encoded by the coding sequence TTGAACACTTCGTCTTCACCCTCCATGCTCCGTGTCGCTGCCATCAACTTTCTGAACCCTGCACCGCTGATGTGGGACTTCGAACACGAGCCGCTTGCTGCAGAACTAGCGACCAGGTATTCGCTTCACTACACCCAGCCTTCGCAGTGCGCTGCGGAACTTCTCGCAAACCGCGCCGACCTTGGACTCATCCCAATCGCATCGCTCACTCCAGAGCTTGCGGTCGTCCCTGGCTGCACGATTGCGTCCTTGGACGATGTGCGTTCGATTCAGCTCATCGTCAAATCTCCTCACACGCTCAGCACGGTGAAGACGGTCTCTGCAGACACTGCCTCACGCAGCTCATTGGCCTATGCTGAGATCCTCTTTCGCAAGTTCGCCAACAATCATCCGGCCTTCCTGCCTGCGCAGGCCGACCCCATCGCTATGCTGCAACAGACCGACGCCGCCATCCTGATTGGGGATCCAGCTCTGCTCGCCCTCGAACGCCGAGAACAGATCGAAGCCGAAGTAGGCCCGTGCGAGTGGTTTGATCTAGCCCACGAGTGGCATACCCGCACCAATCTGCCCTGGGTTGCCGCGGTGTGGGCCGTGCGGCCTGAGGCACTTGGACCGCCTCGCCTTACTGCCGCCGAACTCGTCGAAGACCTCGAAGCCTCACGCAATCACGGTCTGCTGCACATCGAAGATCTGGTGGAACAATGGACTCCCCGCATCGACCTGAGCCCAAAAGTCATCCGCCACTATCTCTCCCACAACATCCACTACGTCCTAAACACGGACTGCATTCGTGCTATCAAACTATTTCGCCAATACGCCGCTGAGGTCGATGTTCTTCCAGCTCTCCCCGATCTCCACTTCCTGTAA
- a CDS encoding YqaA family protein produces MITAKNLALAAQTAASQHSARNPILHFLFGFGLFGVFLVSIVDSSFVPLPLPGITDIMIIVMAAQHQSWFLLILLATIGSGLGGWFSYQVGQSGGMAFLEKHVPPRIFKRVCEWMENHAILSVALPAVMPPPMPLSPFVLAAGALNMSRKKFLTTFIISRCLRHAVAAWLGIHYGRHILHLWNSLSAKYATPVLIVIWTGILASCAFAFWKLYKTSRAVHPGKHGLAKPSNTVA; encoded by the coding sequence ATGATCACCGCGAAGAACCTCGCACTAGCGGCACAGACGGCCGCTTCGCAACACTCAGCGCGCAATCCGATTCTTCACTTTCTTTTTGGCTTCGGACTTTTCGGCGTCTTCCTGGTCTCAATCGTCGATAGCTCCTTCGTTCCGCTCCCTCTGCCCGGTATCACGGACATCATGATCATCGTGATGGCAGCACAGCATCAAAGCTGGTTTCTCCTTATTCTGCTCGCGACGATCGGTTCGGGGCTTGGCGGATGGTTCAGCTATCAGGTCGGACAATCCGGTGGGATGGCCTTTCTCGAAAAACATGTTCCGCCACGCATCTTCAAACGAGTCTGCGAGTGGATGGAGAACCATGCCATCCTCTCCGTAGCACTTCCCGCCGTTATGCCGCCTCCAATGCCGCTGAGCCCCTTCGTCCTCGCAGCGGGTGCGCTAAACATGTCGCGCAAAAAGTTCCTCACCACGTTCATCATCAGCCGATGCCTGCGGCACGCGGTTGCGGCCTGGCTCGGTATTCACTACGGCCGGCACATCCTCCATCTCTGGAACAGTCTTTCGGCGAAGTACGCGACCCCGGTTCTTATCGTGATCTGGACAGGAATTCTCGCGAGTTGTGCCTTCGCCTTCTGGAAGCTCTACAAGACCTCGCGCGCGGTCCACCCCGGCAAGCATGGTCTAGCCAAACCCTCGAACACCGTCGCCTGA
- a CDS encoding PadR family transcriptional regulator has product MKTKGGSTPNALLGLLTLRPMSGYDIRQLISQSIGHFWSESFGQIYPGLKQLAAEGLVEKKTERNKGKPDRHLYSITSDGRERLREWLKIPVAEEVARNELLLKLFFGEHVSISVNREHVTANMEFHQRSLKVYTATAKQLQIDHPNDPQLPYWLITLNHGKHYSGAMLKWCKETLAELDAIESKGKRRR; this is encoded by the coding sequence ATGAAAACGAAAGGCGGCTCGACACCTAATGCGCTGCTTGGGCTTCTGACTCTCAGGCCAATGTCGGGCTATGACATCCGACAGCTCATCTCGCAATCTATCGGTCACTTCTGGAGCGAGAGCTTTGGGCAAATTTATCCGGGGTTGAAGCAGCTTGCCGCAGAAGGTTTGGTCGAGAAGAAGACCGAACGCAACAAGGGAAAGCCCGACCGGCATCTCTATTCGATCACGTCCGACGGTCGCGAAAGGCTCCGGGAGTGGTTGAAGATTCCGGTGGCAGAAGAGGTCGCGAGAAATGAGCTGCTATTGAAGCTCTTCTTCGGCGAGCATGTTTCGATCAGCGTTAACCGTGAACACGTGACCGCAAACATGGAGTTTCATCAGCGCTCCTTGAAGGTGTACACGGCAACGGCGAAGCAACTACAAATCGACCATCCTAATGATCCGCAGTTGCCTTATTGGCTTATCACTCTGAACCACGGAAAGCACTACAGCGGAGCCATGTTGAAGTGGTGCAAAGAAACGTTGGCGGAGTTGGACGCGATAGAGAGCAAGGGAAAAAGGAGGCGGTGA
- a CDS encoding beta-ketoacyl-ACP synthase III — protein MSLTLKPQTRVRAKISSVGTYVPPRLLTNADLEKMVATNDQWITERTGIRERHIVEPGVATSDLAIEAAKKCLAVRGIAASELEVIIVATVTPDMFFPATACIVQDKLGAKGAWGFDLSAACSGFPYALQVGAKLVESGMHKKVMVIGADVMSSIIDYTDRATCVIFGDGAGAVLLEPCEEGEIGLVDYWHEIDGSGASALNMPGGGSLHPPTAETVASKMHYVHQDGQAVYKFAVRKMAEAAEIILSRNGLEGKDLGCFIPHQANKRIILSTAERLGMPEESVIINIDRFGNTTAATIPMAMQTALEEKRLKKGDLVLLASVGAGFTVGATLLRWEF, from the coding sequence TTGAGTTTGACGTTGAAACCGCAGACGCGGGTGCGCGCGAAGATAAGTTCGGTAGGGACCTACGTTCCGCCGCGGTTGTTGACCAATGCAGACCTGGAAAAGATGGTCGCAACCAATGACCAGTGGATTACCGAGCGGACCGGAATCCGTGAGCGGCACATTGTGGAACCGGGCGTCGCGACCAGCGACCTGGCGATCGAGGCGGCAAAAAAATGTCTCGCAGTGCGCGGCATCGCGGCGAGTGAGTTGGAGGTGATCATCGTAGCCACAGTGACACCCGATATGTTCTTCCCTGCGACGGCTTGCATCGTGCAGGACAAGCTGGGTGCAAAGGGTGCGTGGGGATTCGATCTTTCGGCGGCATGCTCGGGATTTCCCTATGCCTTGCAGGTGGGAGCGAAGCTGGTCGAGAGTGGAATGCACAAGAAGGTGATGGTGATCGGAGCGGATGTGATGAGCTCGATCATCGACTACACCGACAGGGCAACCTGCGTGATCTTCGGCGATGGCGCCGGTGCGGTGCTGCTCGAACCATGCGAAGAGGGAGAGATTGGGCTCGTCGACTATTGGCACGAGATCGACGGTTCGGGTGCTTCGGCGCTCAATATGCCCGGCGGCGGCAGCCTCCATCCGCCGACTGCCGAGACGGTCGCGTCGAAGATGCACTATGTCCATCAGGATGGGCAGGCCGTATACAAGTTTGCGGTGCGCAAGATGGCCGAAGCTGCAGAGATCATTCTGTCGCGCAATGGTTTGGAGGGGAAGGACCTTGGTTGCTTTATCCCACACCAGGCGAACAAGCGAATCATTCTGTCGACGGCCGAGCGCCTGGGGATGCCGGAAGAGTCAGTGATTATCAACATCGACCGATTCGGCAACACCACGGCGGCTACGATTCCAATGGCCATGCAGACGGCGCTTGAGGAGAAGCGGTTGAAGAAGGGCGATCTTGTCCTGCTGGCTAGTGTTGGAGCTGGCTTTACAGTGGGAGCTACGCTGCTGCGGTGGGAGTTCTAA